The DNA segment GTAGTTTCTTGCCCTTAATTGATTCCGTGTCCAAAAGCGGTTCAAGGAGAATTGGGTCTGGGAGAGTCTGTTCGACGTCAGTGTAGAACTCGATGTTCATTGCGTCAGAGAGCTTCACGCCAAGGGCGTAGCTCAGTGCACCAGCAGGCAAGAGCCCGCCGCGAGCAATAGCGATAATAACTTCAGGATGGAAGCCTGAATCTGCGATTGTTTGAGCAAGTTCGCGCATTGCTACGCCAAACTCATCCCATTGGAGAACTTCTTTGCCGGTCAATTCGGTGGTATCTGCGTGGTATGCCATGGCACGAGTTTACCGCCTCTTGCTCGTTTCTATGTAATGGATTCACATAGTGAGAGCAGTTACCTCATCTTGTGAAACGAGTTGGCTGTCGAAAATTGCACGTGTTCATGTGTGTTCTATAAAACATTGGCAAGTGAATTGTTGAATTAGGGTATCCTAAATCGCTAAGTTAGTTGCTGGATAGATGAGTGTCGCATAGCGTTACTCCGCTATCTTACGATCCGCTCATACACCCGATGAAAGAGTAAACATGAAGGCTTTCTCCACAATCAAACTCGGCGCCACAGCGCTTCTCGCTAGTGCGCTACTGCTTGCCGGATGTTCCTCAGCTACCGAAGGCGCCGCTGAAGACCATCTCAAAATCT comes from the Arcanobacterium phocisimile genome and includes:
- a CDS encoding phosphoribosyltransferase, giving the protein MAYHADTTELTGKEVLQWDEFGVAMRELAQTIADSGFHPEVIIAIARGGLLPAGALSYALGVKLSDAMNIEFYTDVEQTLPDPILLEPLLDTESIKGKKLLIVDDVADSGRTLKMAVDMLADLGADVRSAVIYDKPRSVVAPDYSWKATDQWIVFPWSSQPPVTPNN